The following proteins are co-located in the Apium graveolens cultivar Ventura chromosome 5, ASM990537v1, whole genome shotgun sequence genome:
- the LOC141660105 gene encoding uncharacterized protein LOC141660105, whose protein sequence is MTCKGKWAEELPWVLWSDRTTPKTSTGQTPYSLVCGTEVVLPTEIMVPTARYGLLKNDVNNAELSHDKDTVDELREMAKIRVAAYQQRVANVYNKHVHIRTLCVGDMVLRKTFQNMMDMTAGKFADTWEGLYLIDAVVGRGEYRLATMDGMRVPRAWSALHLKLYHV, encoded by the coding sequence ATGACTTGCAAAGGAAAATGGGCTGAAGAATTGCCTTGGGTATTATGGTCAGATAGAACAACTCCAAAGACGTCTACAGGACAGACGCCTTACAGTCTAGTCTGTGGTACTGAAGTTGTGCTACCAACAGAGATCATGGTGCCAACGGCAAGATATGGACTCTTGAAAAATGACGTGAACAATGCAGAATTGTCACATGACAAGGACACAGTAGATGAGCTGAGGGAAATGGCAAAGATCAGGGTAGCTGCTTATCAACAAAGAGTAGCCAATGTCTATAACAAACATGTTCACATAAGGACTCTCTGTGTTGGCGACATGGTGCTAAGGAAGACATTCCAGAATATGATGGACATGACGGCAGGGAAGTTTGCTGACACTTGGGAAGGGCTTTATCTCATAGACGCTGTCGTAGGACGTGGGGAATACCGACTTGCCACTATGGATGGAATGCGAGTACCAAGAGCCTGGAGTGCTTTACACCTAAAACTTTATCATGTGTAA